The DNA window AGATCCTCCCAGGCGACGACGAAATCCGTGCCGTTGAAGGCGACGGAGGGATTGCGTGACGTCGCGGAGGTTGTCCCGATCCTCAACCGGTTGTTCAGTGCCCCCCCCGACGAGCTGACCCGCTGGCCCCAGCTGCTCGTCCCGTCGTTCCACACGACGAGGTAGTTCGTGCCATTGAAGGCAACCTGGATGTTGCTGAGCGGCGTCTGGTCGGAACTGGAAGTCTCGTTGAAGAACGTCTGTCCGTTCTGAGAGCCGAGCACGGTCCCGTCCCTCGACACGCGGACGTTACGGAGCTGCTTGCGCCAGGAGCCCGACACGCTATCCCGGACGGACCAGACGACCAGATAGTCCGTCCCATCGAAGCCGACGGCAAGCTGCGTCACGGAAGAGAGCTGCGTGCCGACTGCGATCCCCCCAGGATCGAGCACGACACCCGCAGGGCTCACCCGGGTCGCGTAAATTCGCCATCCAGAGTCCGTCAGATCAAGCGCTCTGTAATCGAACCAGACGACGAAATAGTTCGTCCCGTCGAACACGACGTCAGGCGCGAGCTGGTCCTTCTCGGCCAGCGCCGTGACGATGAGCTCATCCATCCCGAACTCAGAAGAGATCGTCGGATCCAGCACCGCCGGATACGCGCTCCCCTCCACCAGCACCTCGGGCACGGCGATCGTCAGCTCGCCGTCCGCGTAGCGCACCGGCAGCAACGAGGTCTCTCCTCGTCCATCGATCCACTGCGCGCGCCCATAGCGCAGGCCAATCCCCGTCGCCGGATCCACGAAATGGTGTCCCGTGGGCGACTCGCCCGAATACACCTGCCCGGAGACCCGCACCCGCACCACGAGATCGCCGCGACCGCGCGGGCGCTCCTGGAACGAGAAGCTCTGCTCCACGCCCTCCTCCCCGTTGCGGAGATGCTCCACGACCCAGCCCCGTTCGAGCGCGAGGTGACCGTCCGCCTCGACGCGCCCGACGCCAGGGACGACCGCCGAAGGCTCGCTTGCACGCCCGATGGCATGGGTCTCGAAGGTGACCGGCGCCCCGCTCTTGCTGTCGGTTTGCAAAGGCGTGACCGTGAAGCCCGACGTCGCAGCGTGGACCCGATAAGCGCCGTGGCCGCCGCTCCAGCCAGGCCTGGTGTCATCTGGCCGGAAGGCGAAATGCACCTGCCGCATCACGGCGCCGAGATCGAACGAGGGAGAATTCCCTGAAGGGGTGAGCTGGTTCGGCGCCTCGGAGGGCGCAGGCAGCGCCGAGGACTCGCTCGCGGTCGGGTCGGAGCCCGAACACGCCACAGCGAGCACCACGAACCATGCAAAAACTAACAGGGAGGAGCGAGTGGACTTGGTAGCGATACGTCGGGGGACAAACACACCTGGATGCCAACTCAACAGACTCAGCCATGTCAAGCGGATCTCGTCTCATGGCGTCGTAAAATTTGACTCGCACTTCGAGTGGCCCCACCCCTGGCCGTTCTCGGCCCGCACTCCCGGCCCTCTCACAGTCCCTGCGCCCTTCATCTCACCCGTCAGGAGGTGCGGAGCCTGCCCGAGGACCTCAAGCAGAGACGCCTCGCACACCGCCCACAGCCCCCCAAGGCAGACCGCGTTCACGCCAAGGCAAGCCTCACTCACTCCAAGGCAGACCGCGTTCACGCCAAGGCAAGCCTCGCTCACTCCAAGGCAGCCGTCGCTCACTCCAAGGCAGCCGCCGCTCACTCCAAGGCAAGCCTCGCTCACCCCAAGGCAGCCGCCGCTCACCCCAAGGCAGCCGCCGCTCACCCCAAGGCAGCCGCCGCTCACTCCAAGGCAGCCGCCGCTCACTCCAAGGCAGCCGTCGTTCACCCCAAGGCAGCCGTCGTTCACCCCAAGGCAGCCGTCGCTCACCCCAAGGCAGACGGTGCTCACCCAGATGCTCCGTGTGTCACCTCACCCATCCTTCCCTCCCTCACCGCCGCTCTCCCCTGCCCTCCCTCGCCCCAGCCCCCCCTCTCCCCTCCCCTAACCCACCGACTTCCTTCACCTTCCCCCGCTCCTCCCCCACCGAGTGGCACGCCTCCACCCAACTGTGCTACGCCTTGGCGCTCAGCCACCTGACGGTCCGATGGCGGCGGGCATCCAGCTCTCCGTAGGCCGTTCCGCGGTGGCTTGCGCTCGACCCTACGGGCCATCGTGGGTGATTTCCGGGTCGTTCAGGACTCACGGATGGCTACCACCAAGAGCGATCTCCTTCGTCAGCCCATCGCCCACATCGACATCAAGGCCTTCGACGCGCGCCCCATCGTGGACGCGATGGGCGGCATGGCGTTCCAGGCCAGGAACCTCCACCGCGCCGCCACCATCCTCGACGGCATGATCCGCGAGCCCGAGGGTGGGGTGATCCTCTGCCTTGCGGGCTCGCTGGTCTCGGCGGGGCTCAAGCAGGTCATCGTCGACATGATCCGCCACAACATGGTCGACGCCATCGTGTCGACCGGCGCGAACATCGTCGACCAGGACTACTTCGAGAGCCTCGGGTTCAAGCACTACGTCGGTTCGCCGTACGCGGACGACCACGCGCTGCGCGACCTGGGCATCGACCGCATCTACGACACGTACATCGACGAGGAGGAGCTGCGGATCTGCGACATGACGGTGGCGAAGATCGCGGCCGAGCTGGAGCCGCGGCCTCACTCGTCGCGGGAGTTCATCGGCGAGATGGCGCGCTACCTGGTCGCCCAGGGAAAGAAGACGGACGGGATCGTCCTCGCGGCCCACGAGTGCGGGGTGCCGATCTTCTGCCCGGCGTTCAGCGACTGCAGCGCCGGGTTCGGCCTGGTCCACCACCAGTGGGAGCGGCAGGGCAAGCCTCAGCTCAGCATCGACAGCGCCCGGGACTTCCTGGAGTTGACGCGGGTGAAGCTCGCGGCCAAGGAGACCGGCCTCTTCATGATCGGTGGCGGTGTCCCCAAGAACTTCGCGCAGGATACGGTCGTCGCGGCCGACCTGCTCGGCAAGCAGGTGAACATGCACAAGTATGCCGTGCAGCTCACCGTGGCCGACGAGCGGGACGGGGCGCTGTCGGGCTCGACGCTGCGCGAGGCGTGCTCCTGGGGGAAGGTCGATACGGCCTACGAGCAGATGGTCTATGGAGAGGCCACCACAACCATGCCGCTCATCGTCTCGTATGCATTCCACGCGGGGAACTGGAAGTCCCGGAAGCCGCGCCGGTATGCCGAGATCTGCGGCTGAGCGCAATTTGACGGGATCGAGGTAGGTCAGTGAGTGCTTCCTTCAAGAAGGCCATCGTCGTCGGGGCCTCGTCGGGTATCGGCGAGGCCATCGCGCGGCGCCTCGCGGACGAGGGCGCGGACGTCGCCATCGTGGCGCGGCGCGAGGACGAGCTGAAGCGCGTCGCAGCGTCGGTGCCGGGTGGCAAGATCCGGCCTTACGCGCACGACGCGGCCGACTTCGAGGGCGTGCCCGCGCTGTTCGAGCGCATCGTCGCCGACCTGGGTGGGCTGGACACGCTGGTCTACGCGGCGGGGGCGATGCCCGCGATCGCGGAGGGCGAGTACAGCTTCGAGAAGGATCGCACCATGGTCACGGTGAACCTGCTCGGCGCCATGGCCTGGATGAACCCCGCGGCCGCGCGGTTCCAGGCGGCGCAGAGCGGGACCCTCGTCGGGATCTCCAGCATCGCCGGGGAGCGCGGGCGCCGGGGGAACCCGGGGTACTGCACGTCGAAGGCGGCGCTGTCGACCTACCTGGAGTCGCTCCGGAACCGCTGCTCGCGCTACGGGGTGAACGTGGTGACGGTGAAGCCGGGCTTCGTCGACACGGCGATGACGCGGGGAATGAAGGGGCTGTTCTGGCTCATCTCCGCGGACGAGGCGGCGCGGCAGTCGCTCGCGATGGCGAGGCGGGGGTCGAGCGCGAGCGGGTTCGTCCCGTCGCGCTGGGCGCTCGTCGCGCTGGTCGTGCGCATGCTGCCGTCGTTCGTGTTCCGGAAGCTCAACTTCTGATGAGCACGATGGCGATCGCTCCACTTCGCACCACGGCGCCCTGGCAGGTCCTCGAAGGCTTCGGCCGGGCCGTGCGCGCTGCGTGCCGCTACGCCGCGCCCCGCTCGGTCGACGAGCTGGAGGCGGTGCTCGAGCGCGCGAAGAGCGAGGGGCTGAGCGTCGCGTTCCGGGGCTCGGGGCGGAGCTACGGGGACGCGGCGCTCAACACCGAGGGCCTGGTCATCGACGCGACGGGGATCGATCGCGTGCTGCGCTGGGAGCCGGAGTCGGGGATCTTCGAGGCGGAGCCCGGGGTGACCATCGAGGGCCTGTGGCGGCGCACGATCGAGGATGGCTACTGGCCTGCGGTGGTGCCGGGCACGATGCGGCCGACACTCGGTGGCTGCGTGGGGATGAACATCCACGGGAAGAACAACTACCGCGCGGGGCCGTTCGGCGATCACGTGCTGGAGCTGGAGCTGCTCACGCCCGCGCGCGGGCGCTTGCGGTGCAGCCGCGCGGAGAACCCGGAGATCTTCCACGCCGCGATCGGGGGGCTCGGGCTGCTCGGTGCGGTGACGCGCGTGAAGATGAAGCTGAAGCCGGTGGGGAGCGGGCGGCTGCGGGTCGCGTCGCTCACCGAGGGCAACCTGGAGGCGCTGTTCGATCGCTTCGAGACCTGCCTGCCCGGCTCGGACTACGTGGTCGGCTGGGTCGACTGCCTGGCGCGCGGGCGCGGGCTGGGGCGGGGGCAGATCCACGCGGCGAACTACCTGGAAGCGGACGAGGATCCGGAGGGGCGGGAGTCGCTTCACGTGGAGCGGCAAGGGCTGCCGCCGCACATCCTCGGGGTGCCGAAGAAGGTTCTGTGGCGCTTCATGCGGCCCTTCCTCAACAACCCGTGCGTGTCGCTGGTGAACGCGCTGAAGTACCACAGCTCGCGCTGGGCCCACGGCACCTCGTACCTCCAGTCGCACGTCGCCTTCGCGTTCCTGCTCGACTACGTGCCGGACTGGCGCCTCGCCTACGGCCCCGGCGGCTTCATCCAGTACCAGATCTTCGTGCCCGACGAGACCGCGCGGGCGTGCATGCGTGACGTGCTCTCGCTGTGCCAGGAGGAGGGGCTGATGTCGTATCTCGGGGTGCTGAAGCGGCACCGCCCGGACGCCTTCCTCCTGTCCCACGCCGTCGACGGCTGGTCGCTGGCGCTCGACTTTCCTGTCAAGAAGACGACACGCGCTCGCCTCTGGGCGCTCACCGAGCGGCTCACCGAGCGCGTCCTCGCCGCAGGTGGGCGGTTCTACTTCGCGAAGGATGGTGTCCTCCGGCCCGAGGACGTGGAGCGCGCCTACGGGCGTGAGCGGCTCGACAGGTTCCTGGCGCTGAAAGCGGAGCTGGATCCGCAGCAGATGCTCACGAACGATCTGCTCCGCCGCGTGCTGCCGTCCCGGCCGAGCCCCTGAGCCGGCCAGGCCCGAGCCGACCAGGAGCGTGACGGCCCGGGGGGCCGGTGGCCCCGCAGCCGGGCCGGCCGAGCGGTCGAAGGGGGCGCCATTTCCCCCGAAACGCCCTCGGAAACGTGCTAGTGCCAGGGCCCTTCATGATCACGCTCGAGAAGCTCACCAAGCGGTTCGGCCCCAAGATCCTGTTCGAGAACGTCTCGATGCGGTTCGACCCCGCCAAGCGCTACGCGCTGGTCGGCGCAAACGGGGCAGGCAAGTCGACACTCCTCAAGGTCATCTCGGGGGAGCAGGACTCCGATCAGGGCTCGGTCGAGATTCCGAAGGCCCTCAAGGTCGGCGTGCTGAAGCAGGACCACTTCGCCTACGAGAGCGTCCGCATCCTGGACGCCGTGATGATGGGCAACCGGGTCCTGTGGGACGCGATGCAGGAGAAGGAGAAGCTCTACGCGGGCGAAATGACCGACGAGATCGGCATGCGTCTCGCCGAGCTGGAGGGCGTCGTCGGCGAGGAGGACGGCTACACCGCCGACGCCCGCTGTGCCGCGCTCCTCGAAGGCCTCGGGATCCCGACCAGCCGCCACGACGACACGGTGAGCACGCTGGCCGGCGGATACAAGCTGCGCGTGCTCATCGCGCAGACGCTATTCGCAGGCGCCGACGTGCTGCTCCTCGACGAGCCCACGAACCACCTGGACCTCGAGTCGATCCGGTGGCTGGAGACGTACCTGACCCACGACTTCCGCGGGACGCTGCTCATCGTCAGCCACGACCGTCACTTCATGAACGCGGTGGCGACGCACGTGGCCGACGTCGATTACCAGACGGTGACGGTGTACACCGGCGACTACGACGACTTCGTGGAGCAGAAGACGACCGGCAAGCGCCAGTCCGAGGCCGACGCGGCTCAGAAGAAGAAGAAGATCGCCGAGCTGAAGGACTTCGTCGCCCGCTTCGGCGCGAGCGCGAGCCGCTCCAGCCAGGCGCAGTCGCGCGTGAAGGAGATCGAGAAGCTGGAGGGCAGCATCCAGACGAAGCGGTCGAGCGTGGTGCGACCGTACATCAAGTTCGAGATCGAGAAGCCCTCGGGCCGCGACGTGTTGCGCGTGAATGGCCTGTCGAAGAGCTTCGGCGACAACCACGTGATCAGGTCGCTGGATCTGAACCTGAGCCGCGGCGACAAGCTGGCGGTGATCGGGCCGAGCGGGATCGGCAAGTCGACGCTGCTCAAGCTGCTGGTCGACGAGTACCAACCCGACGCGGGCGAGATCATCTGGGGCCACGAGACGAACGTGGGCTACTTCGCGCAGGACCACCACGAGGCGCTCGACGCCGGGTACTCGGCGTACGAGTGGCTGCACCGCTTCGATCCGAACGCGCCCCTGGAGCACGTGCGCTCCGTGCTCGGGAAGCTCCTGTTCAGCGGCGAGGCCGGCCTGAAGAAGACCGAGAACCTCTCCGGTGGCGAGGCTGCGCGCCTGCTGCTCGCGAAGCTCATCCTGCTGAAGAACAACGTGGTGGTGCTCGACGAGCCGACCAACCACCTCGACGTCGAGAGCATCGACGCGCTGCTCCAGGCGCTCATCGACTTCAAGGGGACGGTGGTGGTGACCAGCCACGACCGGCACTTCATCGGGAAGCTGAGCACCCGGGTGCTGGAGCTGTCGAAGAAGGGCGCACGCCTGTTCAACGGCTCCTACGAAGAGTTCCTCGAGAAGTTCGGCGACGAGCACCTGAAGACCTGATCATGCGCACCAAGATCGCCCCGGATGTGTACATGAAGCGTCCGGAGGGCCAGCGCGAGGCCTCTCGGCAAGACGACGGTCCGCATGCAGAGGGGGGGCATGAGCCCCCTCGGCGTGACGACGGCCCGCGTGCCGAGGGGAGGCGTGAGTTCCCTCGGCGCGACGACGGTCCGCGCCCGGGCTTCCGCCGAGACGAGGGTCCGCGCCCGGGCTTCCGCCGAGACGAGGGTCCGCGCCAGGGCTTTCGCCGAGATGACGGTCCGCGCCAGGGCTTTCGCCGAGATGACGGTCCGCGTGACGGCGCCCGCCCAGACGGACCGCGACGCGACGACGGTCCGCGCCAAGGCTTCCGCCGAGACGATGGCCCGCGCCAGGGCTTTCGCCGAGACGATGGCCCGCGCGACAGCGCTCACCATGGTGGACCCCGGCGCGATGACGGCCCGCGCCAAGGCTTCCGCCGAGACGACGGTCCGCGTGACGGCGCCCGCCCAGACGGACCGCGACGCGACGACGGTCCGCGCCAAGGCTTCCGCCGAGAAGATGGTCCGCGCCAGGGTTTTCGCCGAGACGATGACCCGCGCTACGGCGCCCGCCCAGACGGACCGCGACGCGATGACGGCCCGCGCCAGGGCTTCCGCCGAGACGATGGCCCGCGCGACGGTGCTCGCCCTGGCGGACCGCGGCGCGATGACGGCCCGCGCCAAGGCTTCCGCCGAGACGATGGCCCGCGCGACGGTGCTCGCCATGGCGGACCGCGGCGTGACGACAGCGCCCCCAGGGGTCCTTCGCATGCTCATGACCCGTCCGCGGAATCACCGATGCTGGAGGTCGGTGAGGTGAGGTTCCTGGAGGTCACGGGTGTGACCTCCTTCGGCGCCTTCGTGCGCTGGGGCCTCCAGAAGGACCTCCTCGTGCCCATGGCGGAGCTGATCCGGGACGTGCACCCGGGCGAGCGTCACCCCATCGGGCTGTTCCTCGACCGGCAAGGGCGCCCCACCGGCACCATGCGCATCAGCGAGATGCTGCAGGACGGTGGCGAGTTCGAGCTCGACGAGTGGGTCGAGGGCGAGTCCTGGCGGAAGGAGCCGACCATCGGGGTGTTCGTCATCCTGAAGCGCCGGTTCGTGGGCCTGGTCTCCGCCAGCGAGCCGAACCAGCTCGCGCGCGGCGAGGCCGCCCGGTTCCGGGTGGCGAGCATCCTGCCCGACGGGAAGGTGGAGCTGACCCTGCGCCGCTTCGTCAGCGAGGAGATCGAGGGGGACGCAGCGCGCACGCTGGCCGTGCTGCAGAAGGCGGACACGCCGCAAGTGGGCGATGATTCGCCGCCAGAGCAGATCCACGAGCTGTTCGGGCTGAGCAAGAAGGCGTTCAAGCGCGCGGTGGGGCGGCTCTTGAAGCAGGGGGACGTGACCCTGGACGCCGAGGGATTCGTGGTCGTCACGCAGCGCTGAGGGGTCGCCGAGGCGCTCCTGGGCCCTTGCGGCCCCGGGACGCCCTCCGGGCGACCATGGCGCCGAGACGCCATCACAATCCCAAACAATCCGTTCATCGTCGCCTCACGGCCTCCCCTCACCCTGAGCGAGGCAGGCTGGACACGGGCCTGGCGTGAGGGTCGGGCCCCCGCGCGACACGGTCCGTGACGGCCGCCCACCGGAGAGGATCGGCCATGAAGAAGACACGATGGATCGCGTCCTGGGTCGCGGCGATGGTGCTCGGTGCGGGGCTCGCATCGGCCCAACCGCCGACGGCTGCGCAGCAAGGTGGCGCGCAAGGGCGACCCGGCGCGGGCGATGCCCGAGGGCACGGGGAGCGTGGCGGCAAGCCCGGTGAAGGGCCTGGTCCTGGCAGGAGCGGCGAGCCGCGCGCGGGAGAGCCGCCCAGCGGCGGGAAGAACGGGGAACAGCGCCCCGGGGAGTGGCAGGGCAAGCCCGGGGAGGCAGGCCAGGGTCGCGGGGAGCGCGGGGAGAAGGCCGAGGGGACGCGGGGGCAGCCGGGTGCGGCGCGAGGGCAGGAGGACGGCGAGCACGCGAAGCGGCGCAAGACGCAGGTCGACAAGGAGCGGCCTGCGCTCGACGAGACGCTGAAGACGCGGCCGATGGACGAGGCGCTGAAGAAGGAGATGCAGAGCCACGCCGAGCGGGTGGCGCGGCTGGAGCGGATCCAGACGCTCGCCGAGGCGTCGGGAGACACGGCGACGGCGGCGCGGGCGAAGGCGCTGCTGGAGCAAGAGAACGCGCGCTACAAGACCTATCTGAACAACAGGAAGTAACGACCCATGAACCGATTTGCATGGCTCGCTCCCCTGCCCCTCTGCCTCGCGCTCGTCGGCTGCGATGGTGGCAACGCCGGTCCCGAGGTGGCGAGTGTGGCGACGGCGCAAGGGGCCGTCGCCGACACGGAGATTGCGGTGCCCGCCGACTACGAGGAGAAGGCGAAGACGCAGATCACGACGGACAGCTACAAGAAGGAGCTGGACCAGCTCGAGGCCGAGATCAAGAAGTGATGAATCAGAGCGACGGCGTGAGTGCTTCTCGATGTAAGCGCGCCCTTCGCCCGCGTGCGGCAGCCTGATTCGGCCTCTGGCAGAGGGCGGCCGTACCAGACAGCCTACTCTGTTGCTCTGACTTTGTACGGTAGAGGAGCGCCCCCTTGCCGCACCGCCGAGCAAAACTCGCCGGGTCTCACCACCCAGCGATCCACCCGTAAAACTCAGGCATGTCTCGTCGCTTCGGACCTAACGCTCGTTGCATCGGGAGGCAGGCGAAGTCCCCGGCCATATGCATGAGACTCAGCGACGTAGATCCAACATCGTGAGGGGTCCCTGTCCGAGCAGGGATGTGCAGGCTTGCGGGGGGCGCGTCCCGATCGCCCCGGTCAGCAGGGCAAGTAGCTTTGAGGGCTCACGAAATGGCCCTCCGCTTCCCACGAGAAGACGCTCGCCGACAGCGGGCGACGTGGTACGAGAGGAAGTGGGCCATGACTGACCTTTACGACGAACTCGAGTTCCCCGCACGCGCCGAGTATCTCGATCAATACGAGAACTACCAGGTCGACATCGCGCACT is part of the Chondromyces crocatus genome and encodes:
- a CDS encoding 1,9-bis(guanidino)-5-aza-nonane synthase, which translates into the protein MATTKSDLLRQPIAHIDIKAFDARPIVDAMGGMAFQARNLHRAATILDGMIREPEGGVILCLAGSLVSAGLKQVIVDMIRHNMVDAIVSTGANIVDQDYFESLGFKHYVGSPYADDHALRDLGIDRIYDTYIDEEELRICDMTVAKIAAELEPRPHSSREFIGEMARYLVAQGKKTDGIVLAAHECGVPIFCPAFSDCSAGFGLVHHQWERQGKPQLSIDSARDFLELTRVKLAAKETGLFMIGGGVPKNFAQDTVVAADLLGKQVNMHKYAVQLTVADERDGALSGSTLREACSWGKVDTAYEQMVYGEATTTMPLIVSYAFHAGNWKSRKPRRYAEICG
- a CDS encoding SDR family NAD(P)-dependent oxidoreductase, producing the protein MSASFKKAIVVGASSGIGEAIARRLADEGADVAIVARREDELKRVAASVPGGKIRPYAHDAADFEGVPALFERIVADLGGLDTLVYAAGAMPAIAEGEYSFEKDRTMVTVNLLGAMAWMNPAAARFQAAQSGTLVGISSIAGERGRRGNPGYCTSKAALSTYLESLRNRCSRYGVNVVTVKPGFVDTAMTRGMKGLFWLISADEAARQSLAMARRGSSASGFVPSRWALVALVVRMLPSFVFRKLNF
- a CDS encoding FAD-binding protein gives rise to the protein MSTMAIAPLRTTAPWQVLEGFGRAVRAACRYAAPRSVDELEAVLERAKSEGLSVAFRGSGRSYGDAALNTEGLVIDATGIDRVLRWEPESGIFEAEPGVTIEGLWRRTIEDGYWPAVVPGTMRPTLGGCVGMNIHGKNNYRAGPFGDHVLELELLTPARGRLRCSRAENPEIFHAAIGGLGLLGAVTRVKMKLKPVGSGRLRVASLTEGNLEALFDRFETCLPGSDYVVGWVDCLARGRGLGRGQIHAANYLEADEDPEGRESLHVERQGLPPHILGVPKKVLWRFMRPFLNNPCVSLVNALKYHSSRWAHGTSYLQSHVAFAFLLDYVPDWRLAYGPGGFIQYQIFVPDETARACMRDVLSLCQEEGLMSYLGVLKRHRPDAFLLSHAVDGWSLALDFPVKKTTRARLWALTERLTERVLAAGGRFYFAKDGVLRPEDVERAYGRERLDRFLALKAELDPQQMLTNDLLRRVLPSRPSP
- a CDS encoding ABC-F family ATP-binding cassette domain-containing protein, whose product is MITLEKLTKRFGPKILFENVSMRFDPAKRYALVGANGAGKSTLLKVISGEQDSDQGSVEIPKALKVGVLKQDHFAYESVRILDAVMMGNRVLWDAMQEKEKLYAGEMTDEIGMRLAELEGVVGEEDGYTADARCAALLEGLGIPTSRHDDTVSTLAGGYKLRVLIAQTLFAGADVLLLDEPTNHLDLESIRWLETYLTHDFRGTLLIVSHDRHFMNAVATHVADVDYQTVTVYTGDYDDFVEQKTTGKRQSEADAAQKKKKIAELKDFVARFGASASRSSQAQSRVKEIEKLEGSIQTKRSSVVRPYIKFEIEKPSGRDVLRVNGLSKSFGDNHVIRSLDLNLSRGDKLAVIGPSGIGKSTLLKLLVDEYQPDAGEIIWGHETNVGYFAQDHHEALDAGYSAYEWLHRFDPNAPLEHVRSVLGKLLFSGEAGLKKTENLSGGEAARLLLAKLILLKNNVVVLDEPTNHLDVESIDALLQALIDFKGTVVVTSHDRHFIGKLSTRVLELSKKGARLFNGSYEEFLEKFGDEHLKT
- a CDS encoding S1 RNA-binding domain-containing protein, with the translated sequence MLEVGEVRFLEVTGVTSFGAFVRWGLQKDLLVPMAELIRDVHPGERHPIGLFLDRQGRPTGTMRISEMLQDGGEFELDEWVEGESWRKEPTIGVFVILKRRFVGLVSASEPNQLARGEAARFRVASILPDGKVELTLRRFVSEEIEGDAARTLAVLQKADTPQVGDDSPPEQIHELFGLSKKAFKRAVGRLLKQGDVTLDAEGFVVVTQR